From a region of the Acidicapsa acidisoli genome:
- a CDS encoding glycosyl hydrolase family 95 catalytic domain-containing protein: protein MSRKWLMWVAASVLLAGSIPPLSGQAGSTEKPHAAPVPNASASTIRVDYAGVIGRSDIVLERPNSEPSQAMPLGNGRLGVAVWSANGLTAQLNRVDTLPDRVPVACVEVPGLVSITGAKDYSGRLDLHNAEFHERGAGTIATIFVDAASDNLVIDVTGANPSETQTVKLSLPPSRVPQAETADNIAILSETWTDDKQPGASGRNFGSLAAVTAEGRDVSAQGTDKNAVALSFRPYPDGHFRIVVAAPHFDANAGPAVAVTKQTLSNIPRDEKATSAEHRNWWHNFWQRAGYMKITSPDGAGEYMENLRALYLYSAAAQSGSEYPGSQAGVADMFSSVPTHNWDPGAFWHWNLRMQVAANLSAGVPELNAPYFNLYRENLGNIQEWTRKHMKGLPGICVPETMRFNGQGIEYETWDPAAPIVALNCDAGFKPYYNARTISTGAEISLWIWQQYLATNDRTFLAHNFPVMAESARFLLAYESPGKDGLMHTSPSNAHETQWDMQDPTTDLAARMALYKATIEAAQTLRSEPALTKQLQTELDRIPPLPRTEVDKPKTLLPPSADAAAEDVIADSYTPAAEQHNVENIGLEPVWPYDLMGDTSPLFDLAKRTYLHRSYPINQDWSFDPIQAARLGMGDEVRSTLIQLTEKYQTFVNGFANWGGKAGEFYVEQQGVVAAALQEALVQDYDGIIRVNPAFPKEWDAEGQVFVRGKTKVDVKLAEGATQRVIIEAGTTGPLKVRNPWGGSAVNVIAGGHPSTKLTGPILEFAATAGLHYQLAPVGQISPPNTPVTGTPAATPRRLGPVQIGIFADSR, encoded by the coding sequence TTGTCGCGAAAGTGGTTGATGTGGGTCGCAGCGAGTGTGTTGTTGGCAGGAAGCATTCCTCCGTTGAGCGGACAAGCAGGGTCAACTGAAAAACCGCACGCGGCTCCAGTACCGAATGCGTCTGCCAGTACCATCCGCGTGGATTATGCAGGAGTGATTGGCCGTTCGGATATTGTGCTGGAGCGGCCCAACTCCGAGCCAAGCCAGGCCATGCCACTGGGCAACGGCCGGCTCGGTGTTGCAGTGTGGTCCGCGAACGGACTGACGGCGCAATTGAATCGCGTGGATACCCTGCCGGATCGCGTCCCCGTGGCGTGCGTCGAAGTACCGGGTCTCGTTTCGATCACCGGGGCGAAAGACTACTCCGGCAGGCTTGACCTGCACAACGCGGAGTTTCATGAGCGCGGCGCAGGGACCATCGCAACGATCTTCGTCGATGCGGCCAGCGACAATCTGGTGATCGACGTAACGGGAGCGAATCCCTCCGAGACACAAACGGTAAAGCTCAGCCTTCCGCCATCCCGTGTTCCTCAAGCGGAGACAGCAGACAACATCGCAATTTTGAGCGAGACATGGACCGACGATAAGCAGCCCGGAGCCTCCGGGCGAAACTTTGGCTCACTGGCCGCCGTAACCGCGGAAGGCCGGGATGTTTCCGCCCAGGGGACGGACAAAAACGCGGTCGCTCTTTCGTTCCGGCCATATCCGGATGGCCATTTTCGAATCGTTGTCGCTGCGCCCCACTTCGATGCCAACGCCGGTCCGGCGGTAGCGGTCACCAAACAGACTTTGAGCAATATCCCGCGAGACGAAAAGGCCACAAGCGCAGAGCATCGCAACTGGTGGCATAACTTCTGGCAGCGCGCCGGTTACATGAAGATCACCTCGCCAGACGGAGCGGGCGAGTACATGGAGAATCTGCGCGCCTTGTACCTGTATTCGGCGGCGGCGCAAAGTGGCAGCGAGTACCCTGGTTCGCAGGCGGGCGTCGCGGATATGTTCAGCTCGGTGCCCACGCATAACTGGGATCCAGGCGCTTTCTGGCACTGGAATCTGCGCATGCAGGTTGCGGCTAATCTCTCCGCGGGCGTGCCGGAGTTGAACGCGCCCTACTTCAATCTCTATCGCGAAAACCTCGGCAACATCCAGGAGTGGACGCGCAAGCATATGAAGGGACTGCCCGGAATCTGCGTGCCCGAAACGATGCGCTTCAACGGTCAGGGCATCGAGTACGAGACCTGGGACCCTGCTGCTCCAATTGTTGCCCTGAACTGTGATGCCGGGTTCAAGCCCTACTACAATGCGCGAACGATCTCCACCGGAGCGGAGATTTCGCTGTGGATCTGGCAACAATATCTTGCAACCAACGACCGAACATTTCTCGCGCATAACTTCCCAGTGATGGCGGAGTCGGCACGCTTTCTGCTGGCCTATGAATCCCCAGGAAAAGATGGGCTGATGCACACAAGCCCGTCTAATGCGCATGAAACACAGTGGGACATGCAGGACCCGACGACCGATCTCGCCGCCAGGATGGCTCTCTACAAGGCGACCATCGAAGCAGCGCAGACGCTTCGCAGCGAACCCGCTCTGACCAAGCAATTGCAAACTGAGCTGGACAGAATTCCGCCGCTTCCGCGAACCGAGGTAGACAAGCCAAAGACGCTGCTCCCGCCGAGCGCCGACGCAGCGGCCGAAGACGTGATTGCCGATTCCTACACGCCTGCAGCAGAGCAGCATAACGTCGAAAATATCGGCCTCGAGCCAGTCTGGCCCTACGACCTCATGGGAGATACTTCGCCGCTCTTTGACCTGGCAAAGAGAACCTATCTCCATCGCTCATATCCCATAAATCAGGACTGGAGTTTTGATCCGATTCAGGCAGCGCGGCTGGGAATGGGAGACGAGGTGCGCTCGACGCTCATTCAACTGACAGAGAAGTATCAGACCTTCGTGAACGGCTTTGCTAACTGGGGAGGCAAGGCCGGCGAATTCTACGTCGAGCAGCAGGGGGTTGTAGCTGCTGCATTGCAGGAGGCGCTGGTGCAGGATTACGACGGCATCATCCGCGTCAATCCCGCCTTCCCGAAAGAGTGGGACGCGGAGGGCCAGGTTTTTGTTCGCGGCAAGACAAAGGTCGACGTCAAGCTAGCTGAGGGCGCCACGCAGCGCGTGATCATCGAGGCCGGAACGACGGGCCCGCTAAAGGTCCGTAATCCCTGGGGAGGCTCAGCGGTGAACGTGATCGCTGGAGGGCATCCGTCAACAAAGCTCACTGGCCCGATTCTGGAATTCGCGGCTACGGCAGGGCTGCATTATCAACTCGCGCCCGTCGGACAAATCTCGCCGCCGAATACGCCTGTTACAGGAACTCCGGCTGCAACTCCTCGGCGGCTGGGCCCGGTGCAAATCGGCATCTTCGCCGACAGCCGTTAA
- a CDS encoding sensor histidine kinase: MRLSFRSGNLRLRLTLWYGMAFSLLLLLHIGVATYVHYRQLIAQAFHAANEESETVEGLLYQTSDGRVSLNEDYFNHPEIRFRLDRLLEVLSPDGTVLYRNNKLHGTELGGPPIPREGISSYNERMLRLSDGRTVLVVSHYHLLSGRPIIMRLAFDEAPLRATVMRFFSVLLLLAPVTVLVAVAVVYRVTSAALSPLSTMVRRAERITAERLSERLPVHDPSDDLGHAARVFNGLLERLEDSFLQLKRFTSDASHELRTPLASLRSIGEVSLQKSHSSDDYRDVIASMLEEVRRLTQLVDSLLVISRADSGQLTLHLSSFACMDLIEEVVGVVGILAEDKHQIIRMIGDPEIAVRADRGILRQAILNLVDNAIKYSPAESEILIEVRKISEALVEVSIADHGPGVPLDEQKRIFDRFYRTDQGRSRGQGGTGLGLSIAKWAVEVHSGSIGVRQGEAGGSRFFVRLPLNA, encoded by the coding sequence ATGCGGCTTTCCTTCCGTTCCGGCAATCTTCGCTTGCGCCTGACTTTGTGGTACGGAATGGCATTTTCCCTTCTGCTGCTCTTACACATCGGCGTCGCTACTTACGTGCATTACCGGCAACTGATCGCTCAGGCCTTTCATGCGGCAAACGAAGAGTCAGAAACGGTCGAGGGTCTCCTCTACCAGACTTCCGACGGCCGCGTCTCATTGAACGAGGATTACTTCAACCATCCTGAGATCCGTTTTCGGCTGGATCGCCTTCTCGAAGTGCTGTCTCCCGATGGAACGGTTCTCTATCGCAACAACAAGCTGCATGGGACGGAGCTCGGCGGCCCGCCGATTCCCAGGGAAGGAATAAGCTCATATAACGAACGCATGCTCAGGTTGAGCGACGGGCGCACGGTGCTGGTCGTGAGTCATTACCACCTGCTCAGTGGCCGTCCGATCATCATGCGCCTGGCCTTTGATGAAGCCCCGTTGCGGGCAACCGTAATGCGGTTTTTCAGCGTGCTGCTACTGCTTGCGCCCGTCACCGTGCTGGTTGCGGTGGCGGTTGTCTACCGCGTCACCAGCGCCGCGCTTTCGCCGCTCAGCACCATGGTGCGTCGGGCGGAACGGATCACCGCGGAGCGGCTCAGCGAGCGGCTTCCGGTGCATGATCCATCGGACGATCTGGGGCACGCGGCGCGAGTCTTCAATGGCTTGTTAGAGCGCCTTGAAGACTCCTTCTTGCAACTCAAGCGTTTCACCTCTGACGCTTCGCATGAACTGCGCACGCCGCTCGCCTCTCTGCGCAGTATCGGCGAGGTTAGCCTGCAAAAGAGCCACTCCAGCGACGATTATCGGGATGTGATCGCGAGTATGCTCGAGGAGGTGCGCCGGCTGACTCAACTGGTCGATAGCCTGCTGGTGATTTCGCGCGCAGACAGCGGCCAGCTGACGCTCCATCTCTCATCCTTCGCATGCATGGATCTCATCGAGGAAGTGGTTGGCGTGGTCGGTATCCTTGCGGAAGACAAGCATCAGATCATTCGCATGATCGGCGACCCGGAGATAGCGGTCCGCGCAGACCGAGGCATTTTGCGGCAGGCGATTCTCAATCTTGTCGATAACGCAATCAAGTACTCGCCGGCGGAAAGCGAGATTCTAATCGAGGTTCGGAAGATATCGGAGGCGCTTGTCGAGGTATCGATCGCCGATCATGGGCCAGGCGTCCCGCTCGACGAGCAGAAGCGAATCTTTGACCGCTTCTACCGCACAGACCAGGGGCGTTCGCGCGGACAGGGCGGCACAGGGCTTGGCCTATCAATTGCCAAGTGGGCCGTCGAAGTCCATTCCGGCTCGATTGGTGTGAGACAAGGTGAGGCTGGCGGAAGTCGCTTCTTTGTGCGTCTTCCCCTCAACGCTTGA
- a CDS encoding efflux RND transporter permease subunit — MWIVKIALERPYTFIVLALLILLLSPIVIMRTPVDMFPSINIPVVSLAWQYTGLNPEELEGRLTTPFEKALPNFVDNVEHVESTTYDGIVVIRVFLQPDANLAAASAQVSSASEFMLRQLPPGILPPQIVNYSASSVPILQLGISGDGLSEQQLNDYATNTIHSQLITVPGSVVPSPYGGKQRQISVNLDQAAMQSRGIAPTDLLTALATENVVTPSGTIKIGSKEYDVRPNGAPRTVEELSRLPVKQQNGVTTYLRDVANVSDGFQIQTNIVRRDGRRGVLMSVLKNGKASTVSVVNGVRGLLPRIATLVPPNLKITPIGDQSVFVKGAVNGVVREAVLAAALTGLMILLFLGSWRSTVIIAVSIPLSILTSVIILSFLGETINTMTLGGLALAVGILVDDATVTIENIERFLEDGFPLREAILEGAAQIAVPALVSTLCICIVFLPMFFLSGVARYLFVPLAEAVIFAMLASYVLSRTLVPTLAVYLLRMKDHGAHPRNIFARFQQGFERGFNALRSSYEGVLAILVEWRKLFVPAFVALCLSAFVLLPWLGQDFFPAVDSGQFTLHVRAPTGTRIEETARLCDQVEAAIRQTVPSGEMDGILDDIGMPYSTMNTQFMTDGTVGAADADIMVSLKENHHPTADYVRALRNSLPRNFPQATFYFLPADITAQILNFGLPAPIDIRFEGDDIQASQQLATKMLPQLRKISGLTDIRIQQLFDYPTLDVSVERTKASQGGFTESDVSTSVLNSLSGSFQISPMFFLNWKNHNIYNIVVQTPQYSLTSLSDLQNTPINRAASGPPPNVDYGNQGSEAARPSETLGDLANVHRNTEMAVVSHFNTRRVVDIYASVQDRGLGATAADVQRILDATRKNLPRGTFLTLRGQVETMRSSYIALVAGLGFSIVLIYMLIVVNFQSWLDPFVIITALPAALAGIVLFLFFTHTRLSVPAMMGAILCMGVATANSILVVSFAKTELAKHGNAVRAALEAGRTRFRPVLMTALAMIIGMVPMSLGLGDGGEQNAPLGRAVIGGLLCATIATLVFVPSVFALVHGRKQQHASQLNEELDTQLV, encoded by the coding sequence ATGTGGATAGTCAAAATTGCGCTCGAACGGCCTTATACCTTCATCGTTCTGGCCCTGCTCATTCTGCTTCTGAGCCCAATTGTCATCATGCGTACTCCGGTGGATATGTTTCCCAGTATCAATATCCCCGTGGTTTCGCTGGCGTGGCAGTACACGGGACTTAATCCTGAAGAGCTTGAGGGCCGACTGACGACGCCCTTCGAGAAGGCTTTGCCAAACTTCGTCGACAACGTCGAGCACGTCGAGTCGACGACCTATGACGGAATCGTAGTTATCCGCGTCTTTCTGCAGCCGGACGCCAATCTGGCTGCCGCCAGCGCGCAGGTCTCGTCCGCTTCGGAGTTCATGCTTCGTCAGCTCCCGCCGGGAATCCTGCCGCCGCAGATTGTGAACTACAGCGCATCGAGCGTACCGATCCTGCAGTTGGGAATCTCCGGCGACGGCCTCAGTGAGCAGCAGCTCAACGATTACGCTACGAACACGATCCACTCCCAGCTCATCACGGTGCCGGGATCAGTCGTGCCGTCGCCCTATGGCGGCAAGCAGCGCCAGATCTCCGTGAACCTCGATCAGGCCGCAATGCAGTCGAGAGGCATTGCGCCCACTGACTTATTGACCGCGCTGGCTACCGAAAACGTCGTGACGCCTTCGGGCACGATCAAGATCGGTTCGAAGGAATACGACGTGCGCCCAAATGGCGCGCCCCGAACCGTGGAAGAGCTGAGCCGTCTTCCGGTCAAGCAGCAGAACGGCGTTACGACCTATCTGCGCGATGTCGCGAACGTGAGCGACGGCTTCCAGATACAGACCAACATCGTGCGACGTGACGGCCGGCGCGGCGTGCTGATGTCCGTCCTCAAGAACGGCAAGGCTTCGACAGTCAGCGTGGTGAATGGCGTGCGCGGTCTGCTGCCGCGCATCGCCACCCTGGTGCCGCCGAATCTCAAGATAACTCCGATTGGCGATCAATCTGTCTTTGTCAAAGGCGCGGTCAACGGCGTGGTCCGCGAGGCTGTGCTGGCCGCGGCGCTGACGGGCCTGATGATTCTGCTCTTCCTCGGAAGCTGGCGCAGCACGGTGATCATCGCTGTCTCGATTCCGCTCTCGATCCTCACTTCCGTCATCATCCTCAGCTTCCTCGGTGAGACGATCAACACCATGACGCTGGGCGGTCTGGCGCTGGCTGTCGGCATCCTGGTCGATGACGCCACGGTGACCATCGAGAATATCGAACGATTCCTCGAAGATGGTTTTCCGCTGCGCGAAGCGATTCTCGAAGGCGCGGCGCAGATTGCGGTGCCAGCGCTCGTTTCCACACTTTGTATCTGCATCGTGTTCCTGCCCATGTTCTTCCTCTCCGGCGTGGCGCGATACCTGTTTGTTCCGCTCGCGGAAGCGGTTATCTTCGCCATGCTTGCCTCGTATGTGCTATCGCGCACGCTGGTGCCCACGCTCGCGGTTTACCTGCTGCGCATGAAGGATCATGGCGCGCATCCACGCAATATCTTCGCGCGATTCCAGCAGGGGTTTGAGCGCGGCTTCAATGCTCTTCGTTCGTCCTACGAGGGAGTGCTGGCGATTCTCGTGGAATGGCGCAAGCTCTTTGTGCCCGCATTCGTCGCGCTTTGTTTATCTGCTTTCGTGTTGCTGCCGTGGCTGGGTCAGGACTTCTTTCCAGCGGTCGACAGCGGTCAGTTTACGTTGCACGTGCGCGCTCCTACCGGCACGCGCATTGAAGAAACGGCGCGGCTCTGCGATCAGGTTGAAGCCGCCATCCGTCAGACTGTTCCATCGGGTGAAATGGACGGAATTCTCGATGACATCGGTATGCCTTACAGCACCATGAACACGCAGTTCATGACCGATGGCACGGTGGGAGCAGCCGATGCGGACATTATGGTGAGCCTGAAGGAGAACCATCACCCGACGGCCGATTATGTGCGCGCCTTGCGGAATTCGCTGCCGCGCAACTTCCCGCAGGCTACTTTCTACTTCCTGCCAGCCGACATTACCGCCCAGATCCTCAACTTTGGCCTGCCAGCGCCTATCGATATTCGCTTTGAAGGCGATGACATCCAGGCCAGCCAGCAGCTTGCCACCAAGATGCTGCCACAACTGCGGAAGATCAGCGGCCTGACCGACATCCGCATTCAGCAGCTATTCGACTATCCAACGCTGGATGTTTCAGTGGAACGGACGAAGGCTTCGCAGGGCGGCTTCACTGAGAGCGATGTCTCCACGAGCGTGCTCAATTCGCTCAGCGGCAGCTTTCAGATTTCGCCTATGTTCTTCCTGAACTGGAAGAACCACAACATCTACAACATCGTTGTGCAGACCCCGCAGTACTCCCTGACTTCTCTCTCCGATCTTCAGAACACTCCGATCAACCGCGCTGCGAGCGGGCCACCGCCGAACGTCGACTACGGCAATCAGGGCAGCGAGGCGGCTCGTCCCTCGGAAACATTGGGTGACTTAGCCAATGTTCATCGCAACACGGAGATGGCGGTGGTTTCCCACTTCAATACGCGCCGCGTCGTGGACATCTACGCGTCGGTGCAGGATCGCGGCCTGGGCGCTACCGCCGCGGATGTACAACGCATCCTCGATGCAACGCGCAAGAATCTGCCGCGCGGAACCTTTCTTACCCTGCGCGGACAGGTCGAAACAATGCGCTCGTCGTACATCGCGCTGGTGGCCGGGCTGGGCTTCTCGATTGTGCTCATCTACATGCTCATCGTCGTGAACTTCCAGTCGTGGCTCGATCCGTTTGTCATCATCACCGCATTGCCGGCTGCGCTGGCGGGCATTGTCTTGTTCCTCTTTTTCACGCATACGCGGCTTAGCGTGCCGGCCATGATGGGCGCTATTCTGTGCATGGGCGTGGCTACGGCGAACAGCATCCTGGTGGTTTCCTTTGCCAAGACCGAACTGGCGAAGCATGGCAATGCCGTGCGGGCTGCGCTGGAGGCCGGCAGGACGCGCTTCCGTCCGGTCCTGATGACCGCGCTGGCCATGATCATCGGCATGGTGCCCATGTCGCTGGGCCTCGGCGACGGTGGCGAGCAGAATGCGCCATTGGGACGCGCCGTGATCGGCGGCCTGCTGTGCGCGACAATCGCTACGCTCGTATTCGTACCCTCGGTTTTTGCCCTTGTACATGGACGCAAGCAACAGCACGCATCCCAACTCAACGAAGAGCTGGATACTCAACTGGTTTGA
- a CDS encoding DinB family protein produces the protein MPVAQSATSIAESLLAEFEIQAPITRKFLERLPEDKLTWKPHEKSMTAGQLAYHLAFIPGGLVRFAENNPAQAPAGFNFPQPASRQEILDTLKESIRTVREVLPKFDDDAMTETWRMEAGGREVLAQARSQFLRDVMFSHWYQHRGQFCVYLRLLNVPVPASWGPSADEPPPFMQKS, from the coding sequence ATGCCCGTAGCACAATCCGCTACATCCATCGCAGAGTCATTGCTGGCCGAGTTTGAGATTCAAGCACCCATTACGCGCAAGTTTCTGGAGCGCCTCCCGGAAGACAAACTGACCTGGAAGCCGCACGAGAAGTCCATGACCGCCGGACAGCTCGCGTATCACCTAGCGTTCATTCCTGGCGGCCTCGTTCGCTTCGCGGAAAACAATCCGGCGCAGGCTCCGGCAGGATTCAACTTCCCGCAACCGGCGAGCCGTCAGGAGATTTTGGATACGCTGAAGGAAAGCATCAGAACTGTGCGTGAAGTGCTGCCAAAGTTCGATGACGACGCTATGACCGAAACCTGGCGCATGGAAGCCGGTGGCCGCGAAGTCCTGGCTCAGGCGCGCAGCCAGTTCCTTCGCGACGTCATGTTTAGCCACTGGTATCAGCATCGCGGCCAGTTCTGCGTGTATCTGCGCCTTCTCAACGTGCCTGTCCCGGCAAGCTGGGGACCAAGCGCCGACGAGCCGCCGCCGTTTATGCAAAAGTCTTAG
- a CDS encoding response regulator transcription factor: MQILIVEDESKLAYALQQGLEEEGYSATVVLSGEEALRWLERSTPDLVLLDVMLSKRNGLSVLREFRRDGFRTPVLLLTALDSVEDRVLGLDAGADDYLVKPFAFPELLARVRALMRRTTTTPQTTLDLADLHMNLAGRTADRDGVALELTSREFDLLEYLMLNRGRVVSREMLTRDVWKETMRYTSLDNVIDVQVARLRRKIDDPFDIKLLHTVRGVGFVLREE, encoded by the coding sequence ATGCAGATATTAATTGTCGAAGACGAAAGCAAGCTGGCCTACGCCCTCCAGCAGGGACTGGAAGAGGAGGGTTATTCCGCGACAGTCGTTCTGTCTGGCGAGGAGGCCTTGCGTTGGCTTGAGCGCAGCACGCCGGACTTGGTGCTGTTGGATGTGATGCTCTCCAAACGTAATGGACTCAGCGTGCTCCGGGAGTTCCGCCGGGACGGATTCCGGACGCCGGTGCTTTTGCTGACTGCGCTGGACTCGGTCGAGGACCGGGTGCTCGGGCTGGATGCTGGCGCAGACGACTACCTCGTCAAACCATTTGCCTTTCCGGAACTGCTGGCACGCGTTCGAGCCCTCATGCGCAGGACCACGACCACGCCGCAGACTACTCTGGATCTCGCCGACCTTCACATGAATCTGGCTGGACGAACAGCTGACCGCGATGGTGTCGCGCTGGAGCTGACAAGCAGGGAATTCGATCTTCTCGAATATCTCATGCTGAATCGTGGCCGCGTCGTCTCTCGTGAGATGCTCACGCGCGATGTCTGGAAAGAAACCATGCGCTACACTTCCCTGGACAACGTGATCGATGTGCAGGTTGCGCGACTGCGCCGCAAAATTGACGATCCCTTCGACATCAAGTTACTGCACACCGTGCGTGGAGTAGGCTTTGTACTCCGGGAGGAGTAA
- a CDS encoding ArsR/SmtB family transcription factor, with protein MARASTTSDAFNAVAEPRRREILSYLATAERPVGDIVAALRLEQPSVSKHLRVLRNVGLVHMRCQGRQKLYRTNAEAIRPLHEWAGTFERYWKHQLLRVKERAEAKAQEISADLKSPENNFKEKL; from the coding sequence ATGGCTAGAGCAAGCACCACCTCGGATGCCTTCAACGCGGTCGCTGAACCACGCCGGCGGGAGATCCTGAGCTACCTGGCGACGGCCGAGCGCCCTGTCGGAGACATAGTGGCCGCCCTTCGTCTGGAACAGCCCTCGGTCTCAAAACACCTGCGCGTTTTGCGGAATGTAGGCCTCGTCCACATGCGCTGCCAGGGCCGGCAAAAGCTCTACAGGACCAACGCCGAGGCGATCCGCCCACTGCATGAGTGGGCCGGCACCTTCGAGCGCTACTGGAAGCATCAGTTGCTTCGGGTCAAGGAACGGGCCGAAGCCAAGGCTCAGGAAATCTCAGCAGATCTGAAATCACCGGAAAACAATTTCAAGGAGAAACTATGA
- a CDS encoding SRPBCC family protein, with translation MIATDQTLENLTLTITQEIHVQAPLDITFASLLDQLGPYNETPDGRSLSMKIEPWPGGRWYRDLGDGNGHFWANVQAIKRPTLLEFVGPLMTSSPFVSNVQYRLTEVNGGTLIAFRHTALGFISDDHKAGMNRGWTFIHECIRKRAEGLR, from the coding sequence ATGATTGCCACAGACCAGACCCTCGAAAATCTGACCCTGACGATTACGCAGGAGATCCACGTCCAGGCTCCTCTGGATATAACCTTTGCTTCGCTGCTCGATCAGCTTGGACCGTACAACGAAACACCCGACGGCAGGTCGCTCAGCATGAAGATCGAGCCATGGCCCGGCGGTCGATGGTACCGCGACCTGGGCGACGGCAACGGCCATTTCTGGGCTAATGTTCAGGCCATCAAACGGCCCACGCTTCTTGAGTTTGTGGGGCCACTGATGACCTCATCCCCGTTCGTCTCCAACGTGCAATACCGGCTCACCGAAGTGAATGGTGGAACATTGATCGCCTTCCGCCACACCGCGCTCGGATTCATATCGGACGATCACAAAGCAGGGATGAACAGGGGCTGGACTTTCATACACGAGTGCATCCGCAAGCGCGCCGAGGGATTGCGCTGA
- a CDS encoding efflux RND transporter periplasmic adaptor subunit: METTKAHESEHLQTANPAPNSGNGPAHGAAPAGASAPAGKPKSKLAILVICVVVALLAVGIYSGIHSRMTADAVLADVATQSSVPSVRVTFPQAGEQIQQVDLPGNVEAFIDTPIYARTNGYLRRWYVDIGAHVHQGELMAEIETPELDQQLQQAQADVKTAQANVAIADITSKRWQNLLAKDAVSKQETDQAMSDLAARQSTLSAAEANVRRLEQLQGFEKVIAPFDGVVTARNIDIGALVEAGANSVPKELFHVSAINRLRVYVAVPEAYANAVTDGGKVDLTETDRPDETFQGVMVRNSNAIDPESRTLNLEVDVDNSKGHLLPGAYVFVHLRLPGNPHSVTLPSNALLFRAEGLRAAVVRQNRVVLAPISISHDYGDKVEVTSGLTTQDAVVLDPPDSLAAGEEVKVISTGKQGPA, from the coding sequence ATGGAGACTACTAAAGCACACGAAAGCGAGCACTTGCAGACGGCGAATCCGGCTCCAAATTCGGGGAACGGACCGGCTCATGGCGCCGCTCCGGCTGGCGCGTCCGCTCCAGCCGGCAAACCGAAGAGCAAGCTGGCGATCCTGGTCATCTGCGTCGTAGTGGCGCTGCTCGCAGTCGGAATTTACAGCGGGATTCACTCCCGCATGACCGCCGATGCCGTTCTCGCCGACGTCGCGACCCAGTCCTCCGTTCCGTCCGTCCGCGTCACGTTTCCGCAGGCGGGCGAGCAGATTCAGCAGGTCGATCTGCCGGGCAATGTCGAGGCCTTCATCGACACGCCGATTTACGCCCGCACCAACGGCTACCTGCGGCGCTGGTATGTCGATATCGGAGCGCATGTCCACCAGGGCGAGCTGATGGCGGAGATCGAAACACCCGAGCTCGACCAGCAACTGCAGCAGGCGCAAGCTGATGTAAAGACTGCGCAGGCCAACGTGGCAATCGCCGACATTACCAGCAAACGCTGGCAGAATCTGCTGGCGAAGGACGCCGTCTCCAAGCAGGAGACCGATCAGGCGATGAGCGATCTCGCGGCACGGCAATCGACGCTCTCCGCCGCCGAGGCCAATGTTCGCAGGCTGGAGCAGTTGCAGGGCTTCGAAAAGGTGATCGCGCCCTTTGACGGCGTCGTCACCGCGCGCAACATCGACATCGGCGCACTGGTCGAGGCTGGCGCCAACTCCGTACCCAAGGAACTCTTCCATGTCTCCGCCATCAACCGGCTGCGCGTGTATGTTGCGGTGCCCGAAGCATACGCCAATGCCGTCACCGACGGAGGCAAGGTGGACCTGACCGAAACCGATCGTCCGGATGAGACCTTTCAAGGCGTAATGGTGCGCAACAGCAACGCCATCGATCCGGAATCGCGCACGCTTAACCTCGAAGTCGATGTCGACAACTCCAAAGGTCATCTGCTGCCCGGTGCTTACGTCTTTGTGCATCTGCGGCTGCCCGGCAATCCGCATTCCGTCACGTTGCCGTCGAACGCGCTTCTCTTCCGCGCCGAGGGGCTTCGCGCTGCCGTTGTGCGGCAGAATCGCGTTGTTCTAGCTCCAATTTCCATCAGCCACGACTACGGCGACAAGGTGGAAGTCACCTCAGGCCTGACCACGCAGGACGCCGTTGTCCTCGACCCGCCCGACTCGCTCGCGGCCGGCGAGGAAGTCAAGGTTATCTCCACCGGAAAGCAGGGCCCGGCATGA